The Sesamum indicum cultivar Zhongzhi No. 13 linkage group LG6, S_indicum_v1.0, whole genome shotgun sequence genome has a segment encoding these proteins:
- the LOC105164389 gene encoding ATP-dependent Clp protease proteolytic subunit-related protein 4, chloroplastic, with translation MASHLFPTPRTTLSPNLILASSSSSSSSSSSSSSRRLSLRTSFLSPSVGGSVLGGFTGLKIRPASLNPSYYSTDGAKRGVVTMVIPFSRGSAWEQTPPDLASYLYKNRIVYLGMSLVPSVTELILAEFLYLQYEDEEKPIYLYVNSTGTTKGGEKLGYETEAFAIYDVMRYVKPPIFTLCVGNAWGEAALLLAAGAKGNRSSLPSSTIMIKQPIARFQGQATDVELMRKEVRNVKAELVKLYAKHIGKSPEQIEADIRRPKYFTPSEAVEYGIIDKVLYNERGSEDRGVVSDLKKAQLI, from the exons ATGGCTTCCCATCTGTTTCCAACGCCTCGGACGACGCTAAGTCCGAATCTAATTCTagcctcttcttcttcttcttcttcgtcaTCGTCTTCGTCTTCTTCTCGTAGACTTTCTCTACGGACGAGTTTTCTGTCTCCTTCCGTTGGCGGCAGCGTCCTGGGCGGCTTTACAGGTCTGAAGATCCGACCAGCCTCACTTAACCCCTCCTACTACTCAACCGACGGCGCCAAACGAGGCGTTGTCACAATG GTTATTCCTTTCTCAAGGGGAAGCGCCTGGGAGCAAACTCCACCAGATTTAGCATCATACTTGTACAAGAATCGAATTGTGTACTTGGGCATGTCTCTAGTTCCATCCGTCACCGAACTGATACTAGCAGAATTTCTTTACCTTCAGTATGAAGATGAGGAAAAACCAATTTACCTTTACGTTAATTCCACAGGGACGACCAAG GGTGGGGAGAAGTTGGGCTATGAGACAGAAGCTTTTGCAATATATGATGTTATGAG GTATGTTAAACCACCAATTTTTACACTGTGTGTTGGGAATGCATGGGGAGAAGCAGCACTCCTTCTGGCTGCTGGTGCAAAGGGGAATCGTTCTTCCTTACCCTCGTCAACAATCATGATAAAGCAG CCAATCGCCAGGTTTCAGGGCCAAGCAACTGATGTAGAGCTTATGAGGAAAGAAGTTAGAAATGTGAAGGCTGAGTTG gTTAAACTCTACGCAAAACATATTGGAAAATCTCCTGAGCAGATTGAAGCAGACATAAGGCGTCCAAAATATTTCACTCCCAGCGAGGCTGTTGAATATGGAATTATTGATAAG GTTCTGTACAACGAGAGGGGCAGTGAAGACAGAGGAGTTGTGTCAGACCTCAAAAAGGCTCaacttatttaa